One Nicotiana sylvestris chromosome 12, ASM39365v2, whole genome shotgun sequence genomic window carries:
- the LOC138883391 gene encoding uncharacterized protein: MHIDEVEKDEKPGWKLFFDGDANMKGVGMGAVLISETGHHYPITAQLRFYCTNNMAEYEACILGLRLAVDMRVQKVLVLGDADLLVYQIQGEWETRDLKLIPYQPCLQDLCQRFRSVEFRHMPRIHNEVIDALATLALMLHHPDKAYIDPLHI, encoded by the coding sequence atgcatattgatgagGTAGAGAAGGACGAAAAGcccggttggaaactcttctttgatggggatgctaacatgaaaggcgttggaatGGGAgctgtactcatttctgaaacagggcaccaCTACCCTATCAcagctcaacttcgtttctattgtaccaataatatggctgagtatgaagcatgcattttgggtttaaggttagctgtgGACATGAGAGTCCAGAAAGTGTTGGTCTTGGGAGATGCAGATCTGTTAGTgtaccagattcagggagaatgggagactcgagatttaaaactcataccgtatcaACCATGTCTACAGGACCTTTGTCAGCGGttcagatcagtggagttcaggcatatgcctaggatccacaatgaggttaTTGACGCCTTGGCTACTTTGGCGTtgatgttgcatcatccagataaAGCTTAtattgaccctttgcatatttaG